A part of Prolixibacteraceae bacterium genomic DNA contains:
- a CDS encoding sulfatase-like hydrolase/transferase, whose product MRQTNIVKLSLCLAGIANIATGCGVKKTEKKSEKSEKPNILLILTDDQRFSSIHALQEKQVITPNMDKLVESGTVFTNAHIMGSMSGAVCLPSRAQLMTGKYLFHLTDGGKNFPKEDVTLPETLKNNGYRTFGTGKWHNSKDGYARSFTDGGKIFFGGMSNHMQVPLHDFNPEGKYKKADRYVEKKFSSEIFADAAIDYISDYKADNPFFMFVSFTAPHDPRMAPKRYVDMYDPNEITLPPNYMEEHPFDNGELIIRDELLAPFPRTKDVTKKEIIAYYAMLTEVDEQIGRIIATLKKSGKYENTIIVFGGDNGLAVGQHGLMGKQNVYDHSIRVPLVFAGPGIEKGVKSDVLCMLSDVFPTVCDLTDIKTPKSIDTHSLINNIKNPNQKVGPYKDLYFAYKSYQRGYVDQEGWKMIRYNVKGKETVQLFNLKADPYEINNLANNPKYSDRVIAMKKAMQTSAKNTGDKVDFSVKGWNIPEMENWKENRLRRGLPIDHSAAKMH is encoded by the coding sequence ATGAGACAGACAAATATAGTGAAACTAAGTCTATGCCTTGCTGGAATAGCAAATATTGCTACCGGTTGTGGGGTTAAAAAGACTGAGAAAAAGAGTGAGAAGAGTGAAAAACCAAACATTCTTCTAATACTCACTGATGATCAACGTTTTAGTTCGATCCATGCACTGCAGGAGAAACAGGTAATTACACCAAATATGGACAAGCTTGTTGAGAGTGGAACTGTATTTACCAATGCCCATATTATGGGATCAATGAGTGGTGCAGTATGCTTACCAAGTAGAGCACAATTAATGACCGGTAAATATCTTTTTCACTTAACTGATGGTGGAAAGAATTTCCCAAAAGAGGATGTAACCCTTCCTGAAACATTAAAGAACAATGGTTATCGTACTTTTGGTACAGGAAAATGGCACAACTCTAAAGATGGATATGCTCGCTCCTTTACTGATGGAGGAAAAATATTCTTCGGAGGAATGTCCAACCACATGCAAGTACCACTACACGATTTCAATCCTGAAGGAAAATATAAGAAAGCGGACCGCTACGTAGAGAAAAAATTCTCTAGTGAGATCTTTGCTGACGCTGCCATTGACTATATCAGTGACTACAAAGCCGACAATCCGTTCTTTATGTTCGTATCGTTTACCGCACCTCATGATCCTCGTATGGCACCAAAGCGTTATGTGGACATGTATGACCCGAATGAAATTACTCTACCTCCAAACTATATGGAAGAGCATCCATTCGACAATGGAGAGTTAATCATTCGTGATGAACTTCTTGCTCCATTCCCAAGAACCAAAGACGTCACTAAAAAAGAGATCATTGCATACTACGCCATGCTAACTGAAGTAGATGAGCAAATTGGACGAATCATCGCAACACTTAAAAAGAGTGGTAAATACGAAAATACCATTATCGTATTTGGTGGAGACAATGGACTTGCTGTAGGACAACATGGTTTGATGGGAAAACAGAATGTATATGATCACTCTATAAGAGTGCCACTTGTATTTGCTGGACCTGGCATTGAAAAGGGAGTAAAAAGTGATGTACTATGTATGTTGAGTGATGTATTCCCAACTGTATGCGATCTTACTGACATTAAAACGCCTAAGAGCATTGATACCCACAGTTTGATCAATAACATCAAGAATCCAAACCAAAAAGTAGGACCTTATAAAGACCTATATTTTGCATACAAAAGTTACCAACGTGGTTACGTGGACCAAGAGGGATGGAAAATGATTCGTTATAATGTGAAAGGAAAAGAGACAGTACAGCTGTTCAACCTTAAGGCAGATCCTTATGAGATCAACAACTTAGCAAACAACCCTAAATATAGCGATCGAGTGATTGCCATGAAAAAAGCGATGCAGACATCAGCAAAGAACACTGGAGACAAAGTCGATTTCTCTGTAAAAGGATGGAATATTCCTGAAATGGAGAACTGGAAAGAGAACAGACTACGTCGAGGGCTTCCTATTGATCACTCTGCCGCTAAAATGCATTAA
- a CDS encoding response regulator transcription factor: MDKERILVVDDEEDICEIIKFNLENEGYDVTVAYSAEEALQLDLNSFQLLLLDVMMGEISGFKLANTLKNSSRYHKIPLIFITAKGTENDTLTGFSLGADDYIQKPFSIKEVIARVRAVIARSNTGTVTKGEKWGYQGIEVDMESKSVTIDGQKVSLSRKELEILVLLIRKPGKVYSRADIIHRVWRDEDNVLDRTVDVNVTRLRKKIEPYGKQIVTRQGYGYCFEVI, encoded by the coding sequence ATGGATAAAGAGAGAATATTAGTTGTCGATGACGAAGAAGATATTTGTGAGATCATAAAATTTAACTTGGAGAATGAAGGTTATGATGTTACGGTTGCTTATTCGGCAGAAGAGGCATTGCAGCTTGATTTGAACTCTTTCCAGTTGTTGCTATTAGATGTGATGATGGGGGAGATCTCAGGTTTTAAGTTGGCGAACACTTTAAAGAATAGCAGTCGTTATCATAAAATTCCTTTGATCTTTATTACGGCTAAAGGAACGGAGAATGATACGCTTACTGGCTTTAGTTTAGGTGCTGACGACTATATACAGAAACCTTTCTCTATTAAAGAGGTCATTGCACGTGTGAGAGCTGTTATCGCTCGCTCCAATACAGGAACGGTTACAAAAGGGGAGAAATGGGGTTACCAAGGTATTGAAGTCGATATGGAGAGTAAGAGTGTGACCATTGATGGTCAAAAGGTCTCTTTATCGCGTAAAGAGCTTGAGATATTGGTTCTTTTGATTCGTAAACCAGGGAAGGTCTACTCTAGAGCAGATATAATTCATCGTGTGTGGAGAGATGAAGATAATGTCTTGGATCGTACTGTGGATGTGAATGTGACTCGTTTGCGTAAAAAAATAGAGCCTTATGGTAAACAGATCGTTACAAGGCAAGGATATGGGTACTGCTTTGAAGTAATTTAG
- the rho gene encoding transcription termination factor Rho, translating to MYDIIELSKKLLPDLKEIAKELNVKRVDSYKKQDLIYKILDEQAVLAVENKNEKKEIKSKKQAPRKEAPQKKEQAPVNKKENKSTEKKEAPVAKKENKQEQPKKENKQEPREKRAQAPEKKETVKETPRPVERKQAPKEVKSHEAKGNQPKKAEAPVKEAPAKQEDAPSNNEGEKPQERKLNNHNKDRNNNNRDPKKQNKYGKNSDKGYEFEGIVESSGVLEIMQDGYGFLRSSDYNYLNSPDDIYVSQSQIKLFGLRTGDNVTGTIRPPKEGEKYFPLIKVKEINGRTPDYIRDRVQFDHLTPLFPDQKFNITGKGHNSVACRVVDMFSPIGKGQRGLIVAQPKTGKTVLLKEIANAIADNNPEVYMIVLLIDERPEEVTDMARSVKAEVVSSTFDEPADRHVRVANMVLEKAKRMVECGHDVVILLDSITRLARAYNTVAPASGKVLSGGVDANALHKPKRFFGAARNIEEGGSLTILATALTDTGSKMDEVIFEEFKGTGNMELQLDRKLANRRVFPAVDITQSSTRREDLLMPKAAMDKVWILRNYLTDMNSVEAMQFTKDRITKTRSNDEFLLSMND from the coding sequence ATGTACGATATTATTGAACTAAGCAAAAAGCTTCTTCCAGATCTTAAAGAGATCGCAAAAGAACTTAACGTAAAAAGAGTTGATTCATACAAAAAACAAGATCTTATCTATAAGATTTTAGATGAACAAGCTGTACTTGCAGTAGAAAACAAGAACGAAAAAAAGGAGATCAAGAGCAAAAAACAAGCTCCTAGAAAAGAAGCTCCTCAGAAAAAAGAACAAGCTCCAGTCAACAAAAAGGAGAATAAAAGTACCGAGAAAAAAGAGGCTCCTGTTGCCAAGAAAGAGAACAAACAAGAGCAGCCTAAAAAAGAGAATAAGCAAGAGCCTAGAGAGAAAAGAGCTCAAGCTCCTGAGAAAAAGGAAACAGTAAAAGAGACGCCAAGGCCTGTAGAGAGAAAACAAGCTCCTAAAGAGGTGAAGAGTCACGAGGCGAAAGGCAATCAACCTAAAAAAGCGGAGGCTCCTGTAAAAGAAGCTCCAGCAAAACAAGAGGATGCACCTTCTAATAACGAAGGAGAAAAGCCTCAAGAAAGAAAACTAAACAACCACAATAAAGATCGTAACAATAACAACCGCGATCCGAAAAAACAAAATAAATACGGAAAGAACAGCGACAAAGGATACGAGTTTGAAGGTATCGTAGAGAGCTCTGGTGTTCTTGAAATCATGCAAGATGGATATGGTTTCCTAAGATCATCTGACTATAACTACCTTAACTCACCTGATGATATCTATGTATCACAGAGCCAAATTAAGCTGTTTGGACTTCGTACAGGTGACAACGTAACAGGAACTATTCGTCCTCCAAAAGAGGGTGAAAAATACTTCCCACTGATCAAAGTAAAAGAGATCAATGGACGTACTCCTGACTACATTCGTGACCGTGTACAATTCGATCACTTGACACCGCTATTCCCAGATCAAAAATTCAACATTACAGGTAAAGGACACAACTCTGTTGCTTGTCGTGTAGTAGATATGTTCTCTCCTATTGGTAAAGGACAAAGAGGATTGATCGTTGCTCAACCAAAGACAGGTAAGACTGTTTTGTTGAAAGAGATCGCCAATGCCATCGCTGATAACAACCCTGAAGTATACATGATTGTACTACTTATCGATGAACGTCCTGAGGAAGTTACCGATATGGCACGTAGTGTAAAAGCTGAGGTCGTTTCATCTACTTTTGATGAGCCTGCAGATCGTCACGTACGCGTAGCCAATATGGTACTTGAGAAAGCCAAACGTATGGTAGAGTGTGGACACGATGTAGTGATCCTTCTTGACTCTATTACACGTCTTGCTCGTGCCTACAATACCGTAGCACCAGCTTCAGGTAAAGTACTTTCTGGTGGTGTGGATGCCAACGCTCTTCACAAACCAAAACGTTTCTTTGGTGCAGCTCGTAACATTGAAGAAGGTGGATCTCTTACCATCCTTGCAACAGCACTTACTGATACCGGTTCTAAGATGGACGAAGTAATCTTTGAAGAGTTCAAGGGTACAGGTAACATGGAACTTCAGTTAGATAGAAAACTTGCCAACCGTCGTGTATTCCCAGCTGTGGACATCACTCAGTCAAGTACGCGTAGAGAAGATCTATTAATGCCAAAAGCTGCAATGGATAAAGTTTGGATTCTTCGTAACTATCTTACAGATATGAACTCAGTAGAAGCCATGCAGTTCACGAAAGATCGTATCACAAAAACACGAAGTAATGATGAGTTTTTGTTGTCAATGAACGACTAA
- a CDS encoding sulfatase-like hydrolase/transferase has product MKNTFKTLLTGMAITSTLVPVYGAQANKKHSKKPNVLIIYTDDQATLDAGCYGTKDISTPNIDKLASKGVRFTQAYAHTVCCPSRAALLTGRQPQRGGVNTWTSCHPKDQDGRKLNLNEVTIAEQLKDNGYTTGLVGKWHLGAQPGYGPLQQGFDYFFGFRGGFIDYYTHTFLHAGWERPTFHDLFRNDTEIFENGKYFPDLQVKEANKFMEQNKDNPFFLYVAMNLPHYPEQPDSTFIDQYKDMPWPRKSYAPMITTVDDRIGKILKKLKKLGLEDNTIVIYMSDNGHSTEDYYNWGDSYGANGGGGYTGKWRGAKGSFFEGGLRVPCIIKYPKKIAQGQVRKQAISNLDFFPTICELTNTSLPNKKLDGNSIVPILNSDKAKSKHDTMYWMWQNMWAVKKGDWKLIYKGHDTTGKYSNHPALEFDMPEYWLANLTDKNPEETNYASAHPEIVKELTALHETWATDVFDGSGYTDPNKVTEEDKKKTKGSTKL; this is encoded by the coding sequence ATGAAAAACACGTTTAAAACATTACTCACAGGGATGGCGATAACTTCGACACTTGTCCCAGTGTACGGTGCTCAAGCAAATAAAAAGCATTCGAAGAAACCTAATGTACTTATTATCTATACCGATGATCAAGCCACTTTAGATGCTGGATGTTATGGAACCAAAGATATCTCGACTCCCAACATCGACAAATTAGCCTCTAAAGGAGTTCGATTTACTCAAGCCTACGCTCATACCGTATGTTGTCCTTCTCGTGCTGCTCTGCTTACAGGAAGACAACCACAAAGAGGTGGAGTAAATACATGGACAAGCTGTCATCCTAAAGATCAAGATGGACGTAAACTAAACCTAAACGAAGTAACTATTGCGGAGCAACTTAAAGATAATGGTTATACTACGGGGCTAGTTGGGAAATGGCACCTTGGGGCTCAACCAGGATATGGTCCACTACAACAAGGTTTCGACTACTTCTTTGGATTCCGTGGCGGTTTTATTGACTACTACACCCACACTTTCCTTCATGCAGGATGGGAACGACCAACATTTCATGATCTCTTTCGCAACGACACCGAGATATTTGAAAATGGAAAATATTTCCCTGATCTTCAAGTCAAAGAGGCAAACAAATTCATGGAGCAGAACAAGGACAACCCGTTCTTTCTATATGTAGCAATGAACTTGCCACACTACCCAGAGCAACCTGATTCAACATTTATTGATCAATATAAAGATATGCCGTGGCCTCGAAAGTCATATGCACCAATGATCACAACAGTCGATGACCGTATAGGTAAAATACTTAAAAAGCTCAAAAAGTTAGGACTGGAAGACAACACCATTGTTATTTATATGAGTGACAACGGACACTCTACAGAAGACTATTATAACTGGGGGGACTCATATGGTGCCAACGGTGGTGGTGGATACACTGGCAAATGGAGAGGTGCTAAAGGAAGCTTCTTCGAAGGAGGTCTTCGTGTCCCTTGTATCATTAAGTATCCAAAGAAAATTGCTCAGGGACAAGTTAGAAAACAGGCCATCTCAAATCTTGACTTCTTCCCTACAATCTGTGAATTGACAAACACATCATTACCCAATAAGAAGCTAGATGGTAATTCAATAGTCCCAATTCTTAATAGCGACAAAGCCAAATCAAAGCACGACACCATGTACTGGATGTGGCAAAATATGTGGGCTGTTAAAAAAGGGGACTGGAAACTAATATATAAAGGACATGACACAACTGGTAAATATAGCAACCATCCAGCATTAGAGTTTGATATGCCTGAATATTGGTTAGCTAACCTTACGGACAAGAACCCAGAAGAAACTAATTATGCCTCAGCTCATCCCGAAATAGTAAAAGAGCTTACTGCACTACATGAGACATGGGCTACAGATGTATTTGATGGAAGTGGATATACTGACCCAAACAAAGTAACAGAGGAAGACAAAAAGAAGACTAAAGGTTCAACAAAGTTATAG
- the rpe gene encoding ribulose-phosphate 3-epimerase, with the protein MVMIVSPSILSADFLNLGRDVEMLNESQAEWIHFDVMDGMFVPNISFGLPVLQHVNKVAKKVLDVHLMIEDPDRYIDAFQQAGAEILTVHHEACRHLHRTIQRIHQSGMKAGVSLNPHTPVSVLEEVIEDIDVVLLMSVNPGFGGQKFIERTYDKVKQLKEMITARGSKAMIEIDGGVNLETGAKLKACGVDVVVAGSFVFNSENPSETIASLKAL; encoded by the coding sequence ATAGTAATGATAGTTTCTCCTTCCATATTATCTGCCGACTTCTTAAATTTGGGTAGAGATGTAGAGATGCTGAATGAGAGTCAGGCCGAATGGATTCACTTTGATGTGATGGATGGAATGTTTGTGCCGAATATCTCTTTTGGTTTGCCTGTATTGCAGCATGTAAATAAGGTGGCTAAAAAGGTGTTGGATGTGCATCTAATGATTGAAGATCCCGATCGCTATATCGATGCTTTTCAACAAGCCGGAGCTGAGATTTTAACGGTTCATCATGAAGCCTGTAGACATCTTCATCGTACGATCCAACGAATTCATCAAAGTGGAATGAAAGCGGGTGTTTCTTTGAATCCTCATACACCTGTGAGTGTGTTAGAAGAGGTTATTGAAGATATAGATGTAGTGCTTTTAATGTCTGTGAATCCAGGATTTGGAGGACAGAAGTTTATTGAGCGTACTTACGATAAAGTAAAACAGCTAAAAGAGATGATTACTGCGCGTGGATCGAAAGCAATGATCGAGATCGATGGTGGTGTTAATCTTGAAACAGGAGCTAAGTTAAAAGCTTGTGGTGTAGATGTTGTTGTTGCTGGAAGTTTTGTGTTCAACTCAGAGAACCCTTCAGAGACTATCGCCTCTTTGAAAGCATTATAG